In the genome of Mytilus edulis chromosome 14, xbMytEdul2.2, whole genome shotgun sequence, the window atatctgggcgtcactggtgactcttgtgtggacaaggcgcgtttttggcgtaatgaattttaaacctgatgttttttgttatctattaatcatgtgtttctttgtctaatacgttctcctatttatttgtattgtagtcctgtaatattatgttgtcatttcaatgttatatttaacatagccattaaagtgcgaggtttggcatgccacaaaaccaggttcaacccaccattttttcctttaaaaacgtcctgtaccaagtcaggaatatggccattgatatataattgttcgtttctgtgtatgttacatttaacgttgcgtcatttgttttctcttatttttgtgtgtaatttcacattgcgataagacgtgtcacgggacttgtctatcccaaattcatgtatttggttttgatgttatatgtgttattctcgtgagattttgtctgatgcttggtccgtttctgtgtgtgttacattttagtgttgtgtcgttgttctcttatatttgatgcgtttccctcggttttagtttgttaccccgattttgttttgtgtccatggatttataagttttgaacagcggtatactactgttgcctttatttatggatGATTCTAATTTGTCACTTTTCACTAATTTTGCAACCTTACTTTACTGAAGAGTATCCACACACACACTAGAAAGCTAATTGCGTCTAGTTTAACATCACATATGATGCTGTAAATGAATGTTTTGGTATTGACGATAATTCAATATAATTGTAAGTTTAACTTATAATCCACTGACCCGATCCTGTATATTGATATCAATGCCACCATCAATCAGCAACTTGACGATTTCTGTGTATCCGTGATCTACAGCAATGGGAAGTGCAGTGTTATCATACTggattgaaaaaatacaattttaacataatatgaaataaaacaggaagCAACCTATTGGACTAAAGAAAGTAAAACAGCATAGACTGGCACTTAGCATAAAGTAAAACTGGTACCGGATATCAGAGTTTTATACGAATTTGTCATTAGTTAATATTGCATGGTGCATGGATGCATTTAAGCTTTATGAATATACATAGGATGATTATTATTTAGGGATCAGCTAAAGTCCGACTACAGCTGCGGGagtttttctcgctgtgttgaggaCCCAATGgttacattgatattgttatttcacagtCCAGTATAAAAGGAGATTTTGTTTGATTGACATCGAGACCCCTATCCACCtacgtttaaaaaaaatggagGTAAACATTTCCTCCTTTAGTTTTGTTCGAGACTTTAATTATCAATAAggatttaaactgatttaataaaataattgcccatcttttttattgtttcttgaattaaaatttacaattgtCAGAAtgtctatttctaaatttatcagTCGACACCTTCCTCCCTTGtcttgaaaatttttaaaaaattgatataattcaACTTACGTCGTAGCCATATGGCTACCCAACGTGCAATGCTCTgactatttgtaaataaaatgtattctttgaattatttttaatagtATTGACAAAATTGATACTAAAATGTATTCTTGTAGTTTTGTTGCTCACTCTATGCAATCGCATTTTCTGTTATTCTATGTAAAACATATCATATGTTGTGTTACATTACAAAAACAGTacaatttcagtagtttcgagTACTTATATCAGTGTGCTctcaaataatttttatttggtttagATTTTCAGTACATGTCAGttgaatattgtttatgttttatgtatttgtcgTATGATATTATCTCATCACATTTAAATTGTCGTTGATTGTAAGCTTCACCACTAGAACTGTTACAATTTGCCCTTGTGTTTTCTCGATATATTGTGACCACAACCTTAGGAAATTTTGTTTAAGTCAACAAACTTTTCCAATGTTCTGCATTCTACAATGTTTGTTATGGAAGATtataatatgtcacttttcacTAATTTTGCAACCTTACTTTACTAAAGAGTATCCACACACACACACTAGAAAGCTAATGTCGTCTTGTTTGACATCATATATGATGCAGTAAATGAATGTTTTGGTATTGCCGATAATTCAATATGATTGTAAGTTTAACTTATAATCCACTGACCCGATCCTTTATATTGAGATCAATGACAAAATCAATCAGCAACTTGACGATTTCTGTGTTTCCATCTTCTACAGCAATGTGAAGTGCAGTGTCACCAACCTGGATACAATTTtaacataatatgaaataaaacaggaagCAACCTATTGGACTAAAGGAAGTAATACATCATAGACTGGCGCTTAGCGTAAAGTCAAACTGGTATCCGATATCAGAGTTTTATACGAATTTGTCATTAGTTAGATTGATTATTGTTTACGGATCAGCTAAAGCCCGACTACAGCTGTGGGATTTTTTCTCGCTGTTTTGAGGACCCAATTGtgacattgatattgttatttcacagtaCAGTATAAAAGGAGATTTGGTTTGATTGACATCGAGACCCTATCCACatacgtttaaatgaagtggatgtaaacatTTTTAAGAATTCGTATATTGTATGGTGCACGGATGCGTTTGACTTAATGAAGATACATAAACAAACTATTGTTTAGGGGACAACTGAAACCTGACTAAAGTGCGGTATCTTGTCGCTGTGTTAAACACTGACATTACAATGTTTGTTATGGAAAATTCTAATTTGTCATCTGTCACTAATTTTGCAACCATACTTTACTAAAGTGTATCCACACACACACTAGAAAGCTAATTGCGTCTAGTTTGACATCACATATAATGCAGTAAATGAATGTTTTGGTATTGCCGATAATTCAATATGATTGTAAGTTTAACTTATAATCCACTGACCTCATTCTGAATATTGAGATCAATGCCACCATCAATCAGAAACTTGACGATTT includes:
- the LOC139503399 gene encoding ankyrin repeat domain-containing protein 2-like, producing the protein MINPTTFFMYDNTALHIAVENGCTEIVKFLIDGGIDLNIQNEVGDTALHIAVEDGNTEIVKLLIDFVIDLNIKDRYDNTALPIAVDHGYTEIVKLLIDGGIDINIQDRDGTTALHDAVRERNTEIMVLLIDAGIDLNARDKVSK